In Blastopirellula marina, the genomic stretch TTCGGGGCCTTGGTAAACCTTCAATTTTGTGACTACACCCAAGTAATGAGCAGTGAACTGGTGTTCGCTGGTGGGGAAGTTTTCGCGCAGGTCGGTGTAGAAGCGATCGGCCGATTCAAAATTACCTTCACGGAAGTGCGCGTTCGCGGCGGCCAGGGTCGCATCGTCTGCCAGGTCGCCGGTCGGATCGTCCAGGCGAATCAGATCGAACAGTTTGATCGCGTTGCCAAAGCGGTCGAACAGCGGAAGCTGTTCGTCGGTGAAGTTAGGCTGAATGGCCCACGAACGTTCCTTGGAGTGGCGATCGAGCCAATAGCGAGCCAATTTGAAGCGTCGGGCACCGACGGCGTCCAGGTGTTTCGAGTTCTGATACTTCTTAACGAGCTGATCGTACTGCTTGGTGGCTTCGGGGTAGTTATCGAGAAAGAAGTAGCACTCGCCGGCATACATCAGCGAGTCTTCCTCGATTGCGGAATCAGGAGCATAGACCCCAGCTCGTTTGAACAGGCCAGCGGCTTCATTCAGCTTCGCGGCGCGTTCTTTTCCTTCAGCGGCCATGCCTTGTTCGTAAAGTGTTTCCGCTTGCTTAAACAGATTCTTGGCCAGGGCTTTGTTTTCCGATGTGTTCCCCGTCACCTCTAAGGTCTTGGCACCAACCCCAGTCGGGTCCCACCACGAGTTGCCGGTAGCTTCTCCCGCTTCTGGAGACTGGCCACGCTGTACCCCTTCTTCTTCGTAGCTGACTTGCGAGACCTCGCTGCCAGTTGGGTTGAAGACGGTCGGCGGCGGAACCGGATCGCGCTGGCCGAAATTGGTACAGCCGATGGCGGACGCTGTCGACAAAATGCCGAGGGTGACGATCGTGGTGGTTTTCATCATCGAGGACTTCCTTGCCCTATGCGTGGTCCAACCCAAACTCAAATCGAGAGAATCTGCAGGTACTCTCTCAATCTGGGTGTCTTGCCCAGGGTATGGCTGAGGTATCTGTTGACGAGTGCCCGGACCTCCATGGCCAGACGCGAAGGAATTTCCGTACGTTTCCAACGCTCGTCTTCTGCGGCATAAATCGAAAGGAGTTGTAGCGTTTCTACGGCCACGTCGATGACCTGCCGATGTCCGCTCCGGGCTCTTCTCGAAAGTACACCACCAGCGAGCAGCCCAAATGGAGTACGGCCCGTCTCGGCAATCGGTTCTCCCGTTTCGACGCACTGCGTCAGTTCAGGCAATTGGCCGAGGTGGCGCAGTAACATCATTTCGAACCGCAACACCAAAGGAGCAACGGCCTCAAGCTGATTCAGCTGCGAAAGGGTTTCGTCGGCCAAATGAAACAATTCCGGGTGCGGGTCAGAGTGGTCCGTCAACTGTGCTAAAAGCTCGGCCAGGTAATACCCGGCGTACAGGTGTTCGGTACTCTTCTGCCCTGCGCGAAATCGTCTTTCGACCTTCGCTTCGGTCAGCAAGTCTAGGCTGTCGCTTTTTTTGTGGAGGAAGACTATTCGACTTACGGTCAAAACGTCAAGAGCAGACTCAAACGGGCTTTTAGGACGCTTGCATCCCTTGGCCAGGGCGGTGATCTTGCCGAAATCCTCGGTAAATAGCGTCGCGATACAAGATGTCTCGCTGAAATCGACGGTGCGAATGACGATAGCTAGCGATTTTTCCGCCGACATAAGATGAGGGATTTCCGATGCGAACTTCGAACGCGGGGCGAAAAAACGAGCTAGCTATGCTGACTGAACCTTGTTTGGCTTCGAGCGGATCAGCCGCAACTGGTGAATTCGGCGGCGATCGGAGGCAACAACCTGGATCGAAACGTCCCCCACCTGAAGCTGTTCGCCTGGTTTGGGGATTCGTTTCATTTCGTGGATGACCAAACCGCCGATCGTATCGTAGTCGTCTTCTTCAGGAAGTTCCATGCCCAGGATCTCGTTGATGTCTTCCACGTGGGCCTTACCGGTCACGTCCGCTTCTTCATCCGAGATCTGGATGATGCCGTTGTCGGTTTCATCGATATCGTGCTCGTCGACGATTTCCCCGACGATCTCCTCCAGCACGTCCTCGATCGTCACCAGGCCGGTCACCGCATGGTATTCGTCGACAACCAGGGCCAGGTGCGTTCGCTTTCGCAGGAAGTACTTCAGCAGTTCGCTGACGGTCATACTCTGCGGTACGTGAATGATCGGTCGAGCCAGATCGAGCAGCGATTTACGCGTCGATTCGGGACGAGCCAGTTCCGGTAGAAGGTCTTTCACGTAAAGCAGGCCGGCGAAGTTGTCGCGACTACCATCCCATATCGGGATGCGGGTGCGGCCTGTTTTCGAGATGAACTCGACGATTTCCCACCAGGGGGTTGTCGCCGCCAGCGAATCGATCTCGCTGCGCGGCGTCATGATGCTGACCGTTTCCGTATCGTCGAGGTCCATCACCCCTTCGATCATTTCGCGGGCATCTTCTTCGATGTGACCTTCGCGGATCGCCTCGGTCACGATCGTGCGGATCTCTTCTTCAAACTCTTCTTCCTCATCCTGTGGTTCGTCGACGATACCAGCGGCACGCTTCATCATGCCCCCCAGGAAATCGACGCCGTACGTTACCGGGTACAGAATGATGCTCACGGTCGACCAGAGGGGCCACGTGTAATAGATGAACGGAGGTCCGAAGTGTTCGGCGACGGCCCAGGGAATCCAAACCATTGTAACCATCAAAACCAACGTCACCCCGGCCACGTCACCAATAAAGGTGAACGCATCCAGCAGCGATCCTTCGCGGAAACCAAGCAGCCAGGCCTGACTGGAAATCAGAAAGATCGCCAGGCTTAGCACCTGAAGTGCTTGGGCAGCCAGGGCGGCGATTTCATGATGTTCGTGAATGGTACTGAATAGGCGCGGACGATCATTCTTTTCACAGTACTCTTCCAAGTCGTGCCAGAACATGTCCGGCAGAATGGTCGCGGCGATGGAAGACAGGATCAAAACCAGCCAGCTTGAAGTCGCGAGCCAGACGAAAAGCGTTGGTCCCATCGCCTAGGTTGCTCCTTGACTAGGGGAACTGGACGCAGACGCCTGGTCTGCGTACGCAATACCCAGTTTGCTGAGATAGTGCTTTTCCAGACGCCGCATTTTCTGACGGTCGGCATCTTCATGATCGTCGTAGCCGGCCAGGTGCAGGCAGCCATGCACAACGTAAAGGGTCATTTCCTCTTCGATCTTCCAGCCGTGCTGCCGCGCCTCGTCGGCGGCGTACTCGGCACTGATCATGATCTCGCCGGACAGGAAGTCATCTTCCTCGTCCATCGGGAAGGTGATGACATCGGTCGGATAGTCGTGCTGCAGGAAGCGAACGTTGCAGTCGTGGATTTCGGCGTTGTCGACGATAGCGATCCCGACTTCGCCGCGCGGGTAGCCTTCGCCCGCGAAGACTGCCTGGACAGCTTTCTCGAAGAGTTCCTGCGGTACAGGAAATTCTGTTTGGCGATTGGAAAGATTTATTTCGTAGTCCGAGGACATCGGTCTCGCTTTATGCAGGCTGCGAACTGGGGTACTTCACACGGCCATGGTAGACTGCGGTGAGGCTCTTGGTCACGCTCGATTGAATCTGACGCAGTTCGCGGAGCGTCAGGCCACATTCGTCGAACTGCCCGTCGAGTAGTCGCTTCATCGAAAGCTCTTCCACCAGGGCTTCAATGCGGGAAGCAGTTGGCTCGACGAGCGTACGGCACGCACTTTCGACCGCGTCGCAAATCATCAGCACGGCTGCCTCTTTGGTTTGCGGTTTCGGCCCGGGATAGCGGTAGATCGTTTCATCCACTTCGCGTTCGTCCGGGTTGGCTTCCACTTTGGCGCTGGCAACACGGTAGAAGTATTCGACCAGGGTCGTGCCGTGGTGCTGTTCGATAAAATCGATAATAGCCCGCGGCAACCGGTTTTGACGCGCAAGGTCGGCACCGTCTTTCACGTGGGCGATGATCACCAGGGTACTGATCGCCGGGTTCAGTCCTTCGTGACGGTTGTCCGAGGCGCTCTGGTTTTCGATGAAGTACTCTGGCTTCATCATCTTGCCGATGTCATGGAAGTAGGCACCGACACGCACCAGAAGGCCATTGGCTCCGATCGAATCGGCCGCCGACTCGGCTATCGAAGCGACCGTGATCGAGTGGTTATACGTGCCTGGGGCTCGCTGGGCGAGCTTCTGCAGCAGCGGATGCGCCGCATCACCCAGTTCCAGAAGGCTGATATCGGTGAGGATGCCGTATGCCTTTTCGACAAACGGTAGCAGGCCGGTCATCAGGAAGCCGGCACCCACGGCGTAAACGCCCTGCCAGGCAGCCGCTTGAAGCAGGGCGATCGTAGCGGGCTGCCCTGAAACAATACTCACGCCATACTTGGTGGTAAACGCCACCACGCCAGCCCACAGACCTACGAAGATCAGCTTGTTGCGGCTGCGAATCCGGTTCATCGATAACGTTGCGGCACTACAAGTGGCGGCAATCGTCACGAAGGCCACCAGACTTGTGCCACTGGTCAGCACAATCGCCAGGCTGACACACGCGGTTACCAGAAGGGCAAACTCTTGGCGATAGACAATCGAAACAGTCATGGCCAGAATCATCGCCGGAATGATCTCTGCCTGCCAGCGATCGTCAAACCAATAGCCCAATGCTATCGTCGCACAGGTTGGAATCAGGAAAAGCAAATATTCGTTCAGATCTTTCAAAATGCTGGGGCATTTGAAAACAAGATAGATCGCACACAAGGTACCCAGGGCGTAGTACATCCCCAGGATGGCCAGCGAATAAATCGTCTTGGAAAAGAAACTGCGCTGATCAATGTAGGCGCGGTGCTCGGCGTGTAGCAGTTCGATTCCCGTGGCATCCAGCGGCTTGCCAGGCAAAACGACGGCGTCTTTGGTCGAGTAGATATGCATCACCGGCTCGACCGCTGCGACGGCATCTTCTCGTTCTTTTGCCGTCGCTGCCTTATCGATGAAGAGGGTTCCCGGCAGGTTCTTGTCGATCCAAAAGTCGACCGCTTCGACTAGGAAGCTGATGTCTTCTCCTTTGGCCAAGTTTTCCAAATGAGTTTTCAATTGGTTGCGAATGCTTTCAAAGACTTGCGCCTTGAGCACATCGTTCTGCGAGATAATCTGCTTGGTCGCATTGGGGCCTGGTGTCACGACGATGATACTGGCCGCTTGCCCCTGCTTCTCGTCGAGTTGCTCGGGAGCCATGATACCGCGTGAAGCGAATGGCTTGAGGGCGTTCGCAATGCTCTGCTCGAACGCCGTAAGCATGTTCTCGCGTGCGAACAAGGCCTTCAGCTTTTGAAACTGTTCTTCTCGCTCCATTGGGCTGACCGGAGTGACATCGTCGTCAGCGATCGGAAAGAACTCGTTCCAGAGACGCTCGACTTCCACATCGAACTGCTTGGCCGTGGTGAGCTGAACAATGATCGATTGCAAACGGGCACGCAGTTGATCAATTCGTGCCGGCTCGTTCAGGTAAACCGACTTGGCCTCGTTCTCCGCGTCGCGTTCGGCCTTGGCAGTCGCCAAGGGGTCGAGGACCGAAAACTGTACCCGCGGGTGGATCTCCGACGGCGGAACGTACCCCGGGCGGTACTGCATCGGCGGATTCCACGCGCCGGTTACCAACCACAAGGCAATCGCCGCGAACAACGCGCAGGCTAAGTACAGCAGCTTGTCGGGATGCGACAGCTCAGAGATGAATCGCCGGAACGTTCCGGGAGGAAGCTCTAGCGACGCGACATGTTTCGCACGTTTTCTGGTCTTACCTGGCTGCGCCATGTTTTAGTTGCCTTCGCTGACAGGCTCGTCTTGCGAGTCCGTTTCGTAGGCATCCACAATCTTTTGAACCAGCGGATGACGCTGGATATCTGCTGTTGTTAACTCGACGCGAGCAATACCATCGATATTGCGGAGGCGATAAAGGGCATCGGTCAAACCGCTTCGCACGCGAGGCGGCAAGTCATTCTGAGTTGTATCGCCACTGATAACCATTCGCGAGTCCTTTCCCATGCGGGTCAGGAACATCTTCATTTGCGAAGTGGTCGTGTTCTGGGCTTCGTCCAAAATAATGAAGGCATTTTTGAGCGTACGTCCACGCATGAACGCCAGCGGAACGACTTCAATCACGTCGGTGGCCATGTACTGCGTGATGAGGTTGGGCTCCATCATCTCGGTGAGCGAATCTAGCATCGGACGCAGGTAAGGATTGATCTTCTCATACAAAGTACCCGGAAGGAACCCAAGCTGCTCGCCGGCTTCCACTGCCGGTCGTACCAGTACGATCTTACCGATCCGGTTTTCCAGCAAAGCTTCTACCGCCATGGCGACAGCCAGGTACGTTTTACCGGTACCGGCAGGTCCCAGGGCGAAGACCATATTATGGCTGCGAATCGCTTCGACGTAAGCGACTTGCCCAGGCGTACGAGGCTTGACTCCGCCCCCTTTCTGGAAAGTCGAAATCGGTATCGTCTTGCGGGGGATCGACTCGCCGTTGGCGTCGGAAAGGGCTTCGTCCAGGTCTTCCGAGAATAGGGCACCGTTGCGTTCCAGGCGATGACGCAGATCTTCGACGACCTTCATCGCTTTGACGACGTTCCGCTCTTCTCCGGAAATGCTGACCCGCTCGTCACGATGCGT encodes the following:
- a CDS encoding tetratricopeptide repeat protein, translated to MMKTTTIVTLGILSTASAIGCTNFGQRDPVPPPTVFNPTGSEVSQVSYEEEGVQRGQSPEAGEATGNSWWDPTGVGAKTLEVTGNTSENKALAKNLFKQAETLYEQGMAAEGKERAAKLNEAAGLFKRAGVYAPDSAIEEDSLMYAGECYFFLDNYPEATKQYDQLVKKYQNSKHLDAVGARRFKLARYWLDRHSKERSWAIQPNFTDEQLPLFDRFGNAIKLFDLIRLDDPTGDLADDATLAAANAHFREGNFESADRFYTDLRENFPTSEHQFTAHYLGVVTKLKVYQGPEYDGKPLEEAEKLLTRIKRQFPDKTQENMKVIEKLDFDIRAAQAERLWQKAAFYDGRAEYQGAYHYYAQVIDKFPSSNMAEAAKKRIDEIKGRPGTPVPPAQFLYGWLERKKDLPIPSQTPIENIATRADDDTETR
- the recO gene encoding DNA repair protein RecO, giving the protein MSAEKSLAIVIRTVDFSETSCIATLFTEDFGKITALAKGCKRPKSPFESALDVLTVSRIVFLHKKSDSLDLLTEAKVERRFRAGQKSTEHLYAGYYLAELLAQLTDHSDPHPELFHLADETLSQLNQLEAVAPLVLRFEMMLLRHLGQLPELTQCVETGEPIAETGRTPFGLLAGGVLSRRARSGHRQVIDVAVETLQLLSIYAAEDERWKRTEIPSRLAMEVRALVNRYLSHTLGKTPRLREYLQILSI
- a CDS encoding hemolysin family protein: MGPTLFVWLATSSWLVLILSSIAATILPDMFWHDLEEYCEKNDRPRLFSTIHEHHEIAALAAQALQVLSLAIFLISSQAWLLGFREGSLLDAFTFIGDVAGVTLVLMVTMVWIPWAVAEHFGPPFIYYTWPLWSTVSIILYPVTYGVDFLGGMMKRAAGIVDEPQDEEEEFEEEIRTIVTEAIREGHIEEDAREMIEGVMDLDDTETVSIMTPRSEIDSLAATTPWWEIVEFISKTGRTRIPIWDGSRDNFAGLLYVKDLLPELARPESTRKSLLDLARPIIHVPQSMTVSELLKYFLRKRTHLALVVDEYHAVTGLVTIEDVLEEIVGEIVDEHDIDETDNGIIQISDEEADVTGKAHVEDINEILGMELPEEDDYDTIGGLVIHEMKRIPKPGEQLQVGDVSIQVVASDRRRIHQLRLIRSKPNKVQSA
- the ybeY gene encoding rRNA maturation RNase YbeY, whose product is MSSDYEINLSNRQTEFPVPQELFEKAVQAVFAGEGYPRGEVGIAIVDNAEIHDCNVRFLQHDYPTDVITFPMDEEDDFLSGEIMISAEYAADEARQHGWKIEEEMTLYVVHGCLHLAGYDDHEDADRQKMRRLEKHYLSKLGIAYADQASASSSPSQGAT
- a CDS encoding HD family phosphohydrolase; the encoded protein is MAQPGKTRKRAKHVASLELPPGTFRRFISELSHPDKLLYLACALFAAIALWLVTGAWNPPMQYRPGYVPPSEIHPRVQFSVLDPLATAKAERDAENEAKSVYLNEPARIDQLRARLQSIIVQLTTAKQFDVEVERLWNEFFPIADDDVTPVSPMEREEQFQKLKALFARENMLTAFEQSIANALKPFASRGIMAPEQLDEKQGQAASIIVVTPGPNATKQIISQNDVLKAQVFESIRNQLKTHLENLAKGEDISFLVEAVDFWIDKNLPGTLFIDKAATAKEREDAVAAVEPVMHIYSTKDAVVLPGKPLDATGIELLHAEHRAYIDQRSFFSKTIYSLAILGMYYALGTLCAIYLVFKCPSILKDLNEYLLFLIPTCATIALGYWFDDRWQAEIIPAMILAMTVSIVYRQEFALLVTACVSLAIVLTSGTSLVAFVTIAATCSAATLSMNRIRSRNKLIFVGLWAGVVAFTTKYGVSIVSGQPATIALLQAAAWQGVYAVGAGFLMTGLLPFVEKAYGILTDISLLELGDAAHPLLQKLAQRAPGTYNHSITVASIAESAADSIGANGLLVRVGAYFHDIGKMMKPEYFIENQSASDNRHEGLNPAISTLVIIAHVKDGADLARQNRLPRAIIDFIEQHHGTTLVEYFYRVASAKVEANPDEREVDETIYRYPGPKPQTKEAAVLMICDAVESACRTLVEPTASRIEALVEELSMKRLLDGQFDECGLTLRELRQIQSSVTKSLTAVYHGRVKYPSSQPA
- a CDS encoding PhoH family protein, with translation MYEATIKFLDHASVLQLFGSRDQHLRRIRDSLNVTITHRDERVSISGEERNVVKAMKVVEDLRHRLERNGALFSEDLDEALSDANGESIPRKTIPISTFQKGGGVKPRTPGQVAYVEAIRSHNMVFALGPAGTGKTYLAVAMAVEALLENRIGKIVLVRPAVEAGEQLGFLPGTLYEKINPYLRPMLDSLTEMMEPNLITQYMATDVIEVVPLAFMRGRTLKNAFIILDEAQNTTTSQMKMFLTRMGKDSRMVISGDTTQNDLPPRVRSGLTDALYRLRNIDGIARVELTTADIQRHPLVQKIVDAYETDSQDEPVSEGN